In Halomarina salina, one DNA window encodes the following:
- a CDS encoding alpha/beta fold hydrolase, producing MPFVDRDDARLYYETSADESEAAASESEAAASESEAAASESEAAASESEATASESEAAVPNDADTVAFVGETGYAAWQWSWQYPAVSGPFEALVTDLRGSGRSETTSDSFDVTTLVADLGAVLADHGARRVHLVGAGLGGMVALECARVSGRVRSLSLFGTALSGDRFDEGMLSVLGGRGPDSLAPCFSESFFDRQREVVAGVEKWRADDAPDAVRAAQVDALLDYDCADPYELTVPTLVCHGEDDPVVPVEAGRDLADALPRGEFCPLPGRHLAHVESSRVANDELVGFLAERA from the coding sequence ATGCCGTTCGTCGACCGCGACGACGCTCGCCTCTACTACGAGACCAGTGCCGACGAGAGCGAGGCCGCCGCCTCGGAGAGCGAGGCCGCCGCCTCGGAGAGCGAGGCCGCCGCCTCGGAGAGCGAGGCCGCCGCCTCGGAGAGCGAGGCTACTGCCTCGGAGAGCGAGGCTGCCGTCCCGAACGACGCCGATACGGTCGCGTTCGTCGGCGAGACGGGCTACGCCGCGTGGCAGTGGTCCTGGCAGTACCCCGCCGTGTCGGGGCCGTTCGAGGCGCTGGTCACGGACCTCCGGGGGAGCGGTCGCTCGGAGACGACGAGCGACTCGTTCGACGTGACGACGCTCGTCGCCGACCTGGGGGCGGTGCTCGCCGACCACGGCGCGCGCCGGGTCCACCTCGTCGGCGCGGGCCTCGGCGGGATGGTCGCGCTGGAGTGCGCCCGCGTGTCGGGTCGCGTCCGCAGTCTCTCGCTGTTCGGGACGGCGCTGTCGGGCGACCGGTTCGACGAGGGGATGCTCTCGGTGCTGGGCGGTCGCGGCCCCGACTCGCTCGCGCCCTGCTTCTCGGAGTCGTTCTTCGACCGCCAGCGCGAGGTCGTCGCGGGCGTCGAGAAGTGGCGAGCGGACGACGCCCCCGACGCCGTTCGTGCGGCGCAGGTCGACGCGCTGCTCGACTACGACTGCGCCGACCCGTACGAACTCACCGTCCCGACGCTCGTCTGCCACGGCGAGGACGACCCCGTGGTGCCGGTCGAGGCCGGGCGCGACCTGGCCGACGCGCTGCCTCGGGGTGAGTTCTGTCCGCTACCGGGCCGCCACCTCGCGCACGTCGAGTCCTCGCGGGTCGCCAACGACGAACTCGTCGGCTTCCTGGCCGAGCGAGCGTAG
- a CDS encoding TspO/MBR family protein: protein MASVTQSRLPHERPLLTLAGAILLCELVGITGAVFTATGVESWYATLEQPALAPPNWVFGPVWTTLYALMGVAAWLVWREGRGRELRVALGLFGVQLALNFAWSFVFFGQEAILGGLVVILLLLFAIGTTTTAFWRIDRRAALLMVPYLAWVSFATYLNYGFWQLN from the coding sequence ATGGCATCGGTCACCCAGTCACGACTCCCGCACGAGCGACCGCTGCTGACGCTCGCCGGGGCCATCCTCCTCTGTGAACTCGTCGGCATCACCGGAGCGGTGTTCACCGCGACCGGCGTCGAGTCGTGGTACGCGACGCTCGAACAGCCAGCACTCGCCCCGCCGAACTGGGTGTTCGGCCCCGTCTGGACGACGCTGTACGCGCTGATGGGCGTGGCGGCGTGGCTGGTCTGGCGCGAGGGGAGAGGACGAGAACTGCGGGTCGCGCTCGGCCTCTTCGGCGTCCAGCTAGCGCTCAACTTCGCCTGGTCGTTCGTCTTCTTCGGGCAGGAGGCGATACTCGGTGGACTGGTCGTCATCCTCCTCCTGCTGTTCGCCATCGGCACGACCACCACGGCGTTCTGGCGTATCGACCGCCGGGCGGCACTGCTCATGGTCCCGTACCTCGCGTGGGTGAGCTTCGCGACGTACCTCAACTACGGGTTCTGGCAGTTGAACTGA
- a CDS encoding type II toxin-antitoxin system VapC family toxin yields MTEYLLDTSVLIDLVYEDGEAIRVHDDIAGDAATTTASAYELMKFFEETPGLLARKTVFDLSPEDAAEAGRLYRELHGRGALLGEVDTLIAGTARSRNLTLVTRDDDFERVADLDLHLF; encoded by the coding sequence GTGACTGAGTACCTCCTCGACACGAGCGTTCTCATCGACCTCGTCTACGAGGACGGGGAAGCGATTCGCGTCCACGACGACATCGCAGGCGACGCCGCGACGACCACCGCAAGCGCCTACGAACTGATGAAGTTCTTCGAAGAGACCCCCGGCCTGCTCGCTCGGAAGACCGTGTTCGATCTCTCTCCCGAGGATGCGGCCGAAGCGGGGCGGCTCTACCGGGAACTACACGGCCGGGGGGCGCTCCTCGGTGAGGTCGATACGCTCATCGCTGGGACTGCACGCTCCCGAAACCTCACGCTCGTCACTCGCGACGACGACTTCGAGCGCGTGGCCGATCTTGACCTGCACCTGTTCTAG
- a CDS encoding antitoxin VapB family protein, giving the protein MSSKNISLREDAYERLAEQKREGESFSDVVLRLTADDPGDFSNLIGADVTPVLEPEEVPSGRTEADERRERRLRERIESHRD; this is encoded by the coding sequence ATGTCGTCGAAGAACATCTCGCTTCGCGAGGACGCCTACGAGCGACTCGCGGAGCAGAAACGCGAGGGTGAGAGCTTCAGCGACGTCGTCCTCCGGCTGACCGCAGACGACCCCGGTGACTTCTCGAACCTCATCGGTGCGGACGTAACCCCCGTTCTCGAACCGGAGGAGGTTCCAAGCGGCAGGACAGAAGCAGACGAGCGCCGTGAACGTCGACTACGCGAGCGCATCGAGAGCCACCGTGACTGA
- the alaS gene encoding alanine--tRNA ligase: MSELDEEYQLAYFEEEGFTRHECPSCGDHFWSRDPDRETCGEPPCAQYTFIGDPGFDEEYTLEEMREAFLSFFEDHDHERIEPYPVAANRWRDDVLLTQASIYDFQPLVTSGQTPPPANPLCISQPCIRMQDIDNVGKTGRHTMAFEMMAHHAFNAREDLEDPEQYAYEGEVYWKDETVRYCDQFFESMGADIDDITYIEDPWVGGGNAGPAIEVIYRGAELATLVFMSMEQDPDGEYEMKDGNRYSPMDTYIVDTGYGLERWTWMSQGTPTVYEAVYPEMTAFLKENAGVELSDEDAELVHEAAKLAGNLDIDEAEDMMAARADIAAELGVERAYLEELMEPLETIYAVADHCRTLAYMLGDGIVPSSAGSGYLARLVLRRTKRLVDDVGVDAPLDELVDMQAERLGYQNRDTVRDMVRTEMEKYRETLERGGRRVRQLADEYAERDEPIPLEEVVELYDSHGIQPDMVEEIAEERGASVTIPDDFYGQVAARHGGGDLAQVETERDERVADLPETERLFYDDPDGTEFEAVVIDVLDREGGYDVVLDQTMFYPEGGGQPADHGTLSSDDASVDVTDTQSEDGVVLHRVEEPIGKGDFVTGRIDTARRRRLMAHHTATHVVGYAARQVLGTHIRQAGAQKGTDSSRIDVQHYERISREDVKAIERVANQVVTENTNVTQEWPDRHEAESQHGFDLYQGGIPPGTNIRLIHVGDDVQACAGTHVTRTGDIGTIKILSTERIQDGVERITFAAGEAAIEATQRTEDALYDAADALDVSPAEVPDTAERFFEEWKARGKEIEDLTADLAEARAAASEGTEVELGDVTAVVQRLDGDTDELRATAHALADDDKVAVVGSGVGGSAQFVVAVPDGVAVNAGEVVGELAGRVGGGGGGPPDFAQGGGPDVDALDDALEAAPAILEQKLDA; encoded by the coding sequence ATGAGCGAACTCGACGAGGAGTACCAGTTGGCGTACTTCGAAGAGGAGGGGTTCACTCGTCACGAGTGTCCGTCCTGTGGGGACCACTTCTGGAGTCGCGACCCCGACCGGGAGACGTGCGGGGAGCCGCCGTGTGCGCAGTACACGTTCATCGGCGACCCGGGGTTCGACGAGGAGTACACGCTCGAGGAGATGCGCGAGGCGTTCCTCTCGTTCTTCGAGGACCACGACCACGAGCGCATCGAGCCGTACCCAGTCGCCGCGAACCGCTGGCGCGACGACGTGCTGTTGACGCAGGCATCTATCTACGACTTCCAGCCGCTCGTCACCTCGGGGCAGACGCCGCCGCCCGCGAACCCGCTCTGCATCAGTCAGCCCTGCATCCGGATGCAGGACATCGACAACGTCGGGAAGACGGGCCGCCACACGATGGCGTTCGAGATGATGGCCCACCACGCGTTCAACGCCCGCGAGGACCTGGAGGACCCCGAGCAGTACGCCTACGAGGGTGAGGTGTACTGGAAGGACGAGACGGTGCGCTACTGCGACCAGTTCTTCGAGTCGATGGGTGCCGACATCGACGACATCACCTACATCGAGGACCCGTGGGTCGGCGGCGGGAACGCCGGCCCCGCCATCGAGGTCATCTACCGCGGTGCCGAGTTGGCGACGCTCGTCTTCATGTCGATGGAGCAGGACCCCGACGGCGAGTACGAGATGAAGGACGGTAACCGGTACTCGCCGATGGACACGTACATCGTCGACACCGGCTACGGTCTGGAGCGCTGGACCTGGATGAGCCAGGGGACGCCGACGGTGTACGAGGCCGTCTACCCCGAGATGACGGCGTTTCTGAAGGAGAACGCGGGCGTCGAGCTGAGCGACGAGGACGCAGAACTCGTCCACGAGGCCGCGAAACTCGCGGGCAACCTCGACATCGACGAGGCCGAGGACATGATGGCGGCCCGCGCCGACATCGCCGCCGAACTCGGCGTCGAGCGGGCGTACCTCGAGGAACTGATGGAGCCGCTGGAGACCATCTACGCCGTCGCGGACCACTGCCGGACGCTGGCGTACATGCTCGGCGACGGCATCGTCCCCTCCAGCGCCGGATCGGGCTACCTCGCCCGCCTCGTGCTCCGCCGGACGAAGCGCCTCGTCGACGACGTGGGCGTGGACGCGCCGCTGGACGAACTCGTCGACATGCAGGCCGAGCGGCTGGGCTACCAGAACCGCGACACCGTCCGCGATATGGTCCGCACGGAGATGGAGAAGTACCGCGAGACGCTCGAACGCGGCGGTCGGCGGGTTCGACAGCTCGCAGACGAGTACGCCGAGCGCGACGAGCCGATTCCGCTGGAGGAGGTCGTCGAACTGTACGACTCCCACGGCATCCAGCCGGACATGGTCGAGGAGATAGCGGAGGAGCGCGGTGCCTCCGTCACCATCCCCGACGACTTCTACGGGCAGGTCGCGGCCCGTCACGGCGGCGGCGACCTCGCGCAGGTCGAGACCGAACGCGACGAGCGGGTGGCCGACCTCCCGGAGACCGAGCGACTGTTCTACGACGACCCCGACGGGACGGAGTTCGAGGCGGTCGTCATCGACGTGCTCGACCGCGAGGGCGGCTACGACGTCGTGCTCGACCAGACCATGTTCTACCCCGAGGGTGGTGGCCAACCGGCCGACCACGGGACGCTGTCGAGCGACGACGCCAGCGTCGACGTCACGGACACGCAGTCCGAGGACGGCGTCGTCCTCCACCGGGTCGAGGAACCCATCGGCAAGGGCGACTTCGTCACCGGGCGTATCGACACCGCCCGCCGCCGTCGGCTGATGGCCCATCACACCGCGACGCACGTCGTCGGCTACGCCGCCCGGCAGGTGCTCGGGACGCACATCCGGCAGGCCGGTGCACAGAAGGGGACCGACTCCTCGCGCATCGACGTCCAGCACTACGAGCGCATCTCGCGCGAGGACGTGAAGGCCATCGAGCGAGTCGCGAACCAGGTCGTGACGGAGAACACGAACGTCACGCAGGAGTGGCCCGACCGCCACGAGGCCGAGAGCCAGCACGGCTTCGACCTCTACCAGGGTGGCATCCCGCCGGGGACGAACATCCGCCTCATCCACGTCGGCGACGACGTCCAGGCCTGTGCCGGGACCCACGTCACCCGTACGGGCGACATCGGGACCATCAAGATACTGAGCACCGAGCGCATTCAGGACGGCGTCGAGCGCATCACGTTCGCCGCTGGCGAGGCCGCCATCGAGGCGACCCAGCGCACCGAGGACGCGCTGTACGACGCCGCGGACGCGCTCGACGTCTCCCCGGCGGAGGTGCCGGACACCGCCGAGCGGTTCTTCGAGGAGTGGAAGGCCCGGGGCAAGGAGATAGAGGACCTGACCGCCGACCTCGCGGAGGCCCGCGCGGCGGCCAGCGAGGGCACCGAGGTCGAACTGGGCGACGTGACGGCCGTCGTCCAGCGACTCGACGGCGACACCGACGAACTCCGGGCGACGGCGCACGCGCTGGCCGACGACGACAAGGTCGCCGTCGTCGGGTCCGGTGTCGGGGGGAGCGCGCAGTTCGTCGTCGCCGTCCCCGACGGCGTCGCGGTCAACGCCGGCGAGGTGGTCGGCGAACTCGCCGGTCGCGTCGGCGGTGGCGGTGGCGGCCCGCCCGACTTCGCACAGGGCGGCGGTCCCGACGTGGACGCACTGGACGACGCACTGGAGGCCGCACCGGCTATCCTCGAACAGAAACTCGACGCCTGA